In the Chroococcidiopsis sp. SAG 2025 genome, one interval contains:
- a CDS encoding GTPase family protein gives MVRLKLWQWIVLATPIASIVGFFLVAAGLQIHEWRINWIWGVFILIFVGWRWLLVRWTRPVVLQMEAVAAEVSKELESFSVDAAFSTPDSSKKAEATLQEILVVAQSDRPLWEDWPTFWQRCQDLVVAIAQIYHPEVKYPLLNIYIPQAYGLIRGTVDDLDRWMQKLSPALNQVTVGQAYEAYEVYRKLEPSARKFWRAWNLAQWLLNPAAAVAKKASQRYTNQADRQLLVNLSQLLREAALRNLCRQAIALYSGDTLPGLESSKTQTLPQAKTQTLREILTQAEPVEIVEQKPVSILLVGRTGAGKSSLINTLFRAELAAVDVLPSTDRLQNYRWQTDTGETLTLWDTPGYEQVNRAQLREQVLEYASSSDLLLLVNPALDPALQMDVDFLKDIQAEVTDLPVITAVTQVDRLRPIREWQPPYNWELGNRPKEISIREAIQYRSQLLANYCDVALPIVTADPQVGRTAWGIDALSLALVQAIAPAKQLRLARFMRDLETRTTAAAKIIDRYTFQMATTQGLAALLKSPVLQFISTISTGSPTLANLLAAQIPVEQLPVVIGKLQMAYELFSLLNPDKNPRNFDLLALWSLLLENSASPENNAWAFGHALVEYWTQSLTIEQLRQRYEGYLKQV, from the coding sequence ATGGTGCGGTTAAAGCTGTGGCAGTGGATTGTCTTAGCAACTCCGATCGCGTCTATCGTTGGTTTCTTCCTGGTAGCAGCAGGTTTGCAGATCCACGAGTGGCGCATCAATTGGATCTGGGGTGTGTTTATTCTAATATTTGTCGGCTGGCGGTGGTTGCTAGTCCGGTGGACTCGTCCTGTTGTCTTGCAGATGGAGGCTGTAGCCGCAGAAGTTAGCAAAGAACTAGAATCGTTTTCCGTAGATGCGGCATTTTCAACGCCAGACAGCAGCAAGAAAGCAGAAGCCACGCTACAAGAAATTCTCGTTGTAGCACAAAGCGATCGCCCTTTGTGGGAGGACTGGCCAACTTTTTGGCAGCGCTGTCAAGATTTAGTTGTCGCGATCGCCCAGATTTATCACCCAGAAGTCAAGTATCCGCTTTTAAATATCTATATTCCCCAAGCTTACGGACTGATCCGAGGGACGGTAGACGATTTAGATCGGTGGATGCAAAAATTATCGCCTGCTTTGAATCAAGTTACCGTTGGGCAAGCATATGAGGCATATGAAGTTTACCGCAAGCTAGAGCCATCGGCGCGGAAATTCTGGCGGGCATGGAACTTAGCACAGTGGCTTTTAAACCCAGCCGCCGCCGTAGCGAAAAAAGCTAGCCAGCGTTACACAAACCAGGCAGATCGACAACTTTTGGTCAATTTGAGTCAATTGTTACGGGAAGCAGCGTTAAGAAACCTGTGTCGGCAAGCGATCGCCCTCTACAGTGGCGATACCTTACCTGGTTTAGAATCATCCAAGACTCAAACTTTACCCCAGGCAAAGACTCAAACTCTGCGAGAGATTTTGACGCAAGCCGAGCCTGTGGAAATTGTAGAGCAAAAACCTGTCAGTATTCTTTTAGTAGGACGCACCGGAGCCGGAAAAAGCAGCTTAATTAATACCTTATTTAGAGCAGAACTCGCCGCCGTTGATGTTTTACCTAGCACCGATCGCTTGCAAAATTATCGCTGGCAAACTGATACGGGAGAAACGCTGACACTGTGGGATACGCCGGGATACGAACAGGTTAATCGCGCCCAGTTACGGGAACAGGTTCTCGAATATGCCAGCAGCTCAGATTTGTTGCTACTTGTCAACCCCGCCCTCGATCCAGCTTTACAAATGGATGTAGACTTTCTCAAGGATATTCAGGCAGAAGTAACGGATTTGCCCGTAATTACAGCTGTCACCCAAGTCGATCGGTTGCGTCCGATCCGCGAGTGGCAACCGCCTTATAATTGGGAACTGGGCAATCGCCCCAAAGAAATTTCCATCCGAGAGGCGATTCAGTATCGCTCCCAACTGCTAGCTAATTATTGCGATGTCGCGCTACCAATTGTTACGGCAGATCCGCAAGTTGGTCGAACTGCTTGGGGGATCGATGCGCTGTCCTTAGCCTTAGTTCAGGCGATCGCCCCTGCTAAACAACTGCGGCTAGCACGCTTCATGCGCGACTTAGAAACTCGCACCACCGCCGCCGCCAAAATCATCGATCGCTACACCTTCCAAATGGCAACAACTCAAGGACTCGCGGCTTTACTCAAAAGCCCTGTCCTCCAGTTTATCTCCACCATCTCAACCGGATCGCCTACCTTAGCCAATCTCCTAGCAGCACAAATTCCGGTCGAACAATTGCCTGTTGTCATTGGTAAATTACAAATGGCATACGAACTATTTTCACTGCTCAACCCAGATAAAAATCCGCGTAACTTCGACTTACTCGCCCTGTGGTCGTTGTTATTGGAAAACTCAGCATCTCCAGAAAATAATGCTTGGGCATTCGGTCATGCTTTGGTAGAGTATTGGACGCAGAGTTTAACTATCGAACAATTAAGACAGCGGTATGAAGGTTATCTCAAGCAAGTTTGA
- a CDS encoding YciI family protein encodes MPKYIVWGSYCEDVLEKRAPYRQAHLDGLAKQKESGVLITIGPTKDVTKVFGIYEVEDEATVRNLIESDPYWVNGIWTEYEVKEWVQAF; translated from the coding sequence ATGCCTAAATATATCGTGTGGGGAAGTTACTGCGAGGACGTGTTGGAAAAGCGCGCACCTTATCGACAAGCACATTTAGATGGACTGGCAAAACAGAAAGAATCTGGGGTTTTAATTACAATTGGTCCGACTAAAGATGTGACCAAAGTATTTGGGATTTATGAAGTAGAAGATGAGGCGACAGTACGGAATTTAATTGAGTCCGATCCCTATTGGGTCAATGGGATTTGGACGGAGTATGAAGTCAAAGAGTGGGTACAGGCTTTTTGA
- a CDS encoding DUF1499 domain-containing protein, with protein sequence MSAIAPKSNSVFKRVLFTCISLLLVFACLLGTKIALTGEPQLLAGTRPDNLGVRAGELAPCPKTPNCVNSQSQDPAHKIEPFIYNSSAQAAMTDLKTVLQSFRRTKPIAQSENYLYTEFTIPVVGFVDDVEFSLDENARVIHVRSASRLGESDLGVNRGRIETLRAKFNQINRSDSV encoded by the coding sequence ATGTCAGCGATCGCACCTAAATCGAATTCAGTTTTCAAGCGAGTACTTTTCACCTGCATATCTTTATTGTTAGTTTTTGCTTGTTTACTAGGAACGAAAATAGCTTTAACAGGAGAACCGCAGTTACTTGCTGGAACTCGCCCCGACAATTTAGGCGTTCGTGCGGGTGAACTCGCACCTTGTCCCAAAACTCCTAATTGTGTTAACAGTCAGAGTCAAGATCCCGCACATAAAATCGAGCCTTTTATTTATAATTCCTCTGCTCAAGCGGCTATGACTGACTTAAAAACTGTGCTTCAGTCATTTAGAAGAACAAAACCGATCGCTCAGTCAGAAAATTACCTCTATACGGAATTTACCATCCCCGTTGTTGGGTTTGTGGACGATGTAGAATTTTCGTTGGATGAGAATGCTAGAGTCATCCACGTTCGCTCTGCTTCTCGTTTGGGAGAGTCAGATTTAGGTGTCAATCGTGGCAGAATAGAAACTTTGAGAGCAAAGTTTAACCAAATTAATCGCTCTGATTCTGTATAG
- the recJ gene encoding single-stranded-DNA-specific exonuclease RecJ gives MLAQPSSGLPRRPRRLPNQRWQIHPAQPELVSQLTTINQLSPIVNQLLVNRGIETPAQAEIFINPETLDLPSPLEAFPDLAIAIDLLEQAIAAQEKIAICGDYDADGMTSTALLLRSLRWLGAQVDYAIPSRMQEGYGINKRIVEEFHSEGVRLILTVDNGIAAIEPIARARELGLNVIVTDHHDIPPTLPPANAILNPKLIPESSPYWGLAGVGVAYVLAICLAQKTGQLKGLVKPLLELFTLGTIADLAPLIGVNRRWLKRGLRLLPQSQIAGIQALIQVSGVNDKNKSLKPDDIGFRLGPRINAIGRIGDPQIVIDLLTTDDAGIALERAMQCEQINARRQQLCEEIEREAIAYVETLHVTSLQEDRVLLVVQPNWHHGVIGIVASRLVERYGVPVFIGTYEDEHHIRGSARSIPEFNVFDALEFCRDLLGKFGGHKAAGGFSLSSENLEALRSRLIQFANSCLQPEHLKPLLNIDTQANLELLNLQLYQQLDILHPCGIENPEPVFWTANVKVIDQQIVGKGHIKLTVAQEKDLSIGAHSRAPLQQMKAIAWRWREYFPLPPRIDIAYRLRENTWNGNTNIELELIGVRLANQPQILFPLRRTSTTIPFEYKQRHYTCGVFSTDNSVELRIKNTEGRVLAIESGNLTGLLGNSRKDATQVDLFQPHYYNLVQAAIQALEMAKT, from the coding sequence GTGTTAGCCCAACCGTCATCAGGATTACCTCGCCGTCCGCGTCGCCTGCCAAATCAGCGCTGGCAAATACATCCAGCTCAACCGGAGTTGGTCAGCCAGTTGACAACAATAAACCAGCTCTCACCTATAGTCAACCAGCTTTTAGTCAATCGCGGCATCGAGACACCAGCGCAGGCAGAAATATTTATCAATCCAGAAACTTTAGATTTGCCCTCACCCCTAGAGGCATTTCCCGACCTGGCGATCGCCATAGACTTATTAGAGCAAGCGATCGCTGCTCAAGAGAAAATTGCCATTTGCGGCGACTACGATGCCGATGGGATGACAAGTACAGCTTTGTTACTCCGCAGTTTGCGCTGGTTGGGGGCGCAAGTCGATTATGCTATTCCCAGCCGGATGCAAGAAGGCTATGGCATTAACAAACGGATTGTCGAAGAATTTCACAGTGAAGGCGTGCGGCTAATTTTAACCGTAGACAATGGTATTGCCGCGATCGAACCAATCGCCAGGGCAAGAGAACTTGGTTTAAACGTCATCGTCACGGACCATCACGACATTCCCCCCACTTTACCCCCAGCAAACGCGATCCTCAATCCTAAACTCATTCCCGAATCTTCACCTTATTGGGGTTTAGCTGGGGTTGGCGTTGCTTACGTCCTGGCTATTTGTCTGGCTCAGAAAACAGGACAACTTAAGGGTTTAGTCAAGCCTTTATTAGAACTCTTTACACTAGGAACGATCGCCGATCTCGCACCCTTAATCGGTGTCAATCGTCGCTGGCTGAAACGCGGATTGCGATTGCTTCCCCAGTCTCAAATTGCTGGAATTCAAGCCTTGATTCAAGTGAGTGGTGTGAACGACAAAAATAAGTCGCTCAAACCAGATGATATCGGTTTTCGCCTCGGTCCTCGCATAAACGCGATCGGGCGAATTGGCGATCCGCAAATTGTTATCGATTTACTGACAACTGATGATGCCGGAATTGCCTTAGAACGGGCAATGCAATGCGAACAAATTAACGCCCGCCGCCAGCAACTTTGCGAAGAAATCGAACGGGAAGCGATCGCCTATGTAGAGACGTTACATGTAACGTCTCTACAAGAGGATCGGGTTTTACTTGTCGTTCAACCAAATTGGCATCATGGCGTAATCGGGATCGTCGCCTCTCGCCTGGTAGAACGCTACGGCGTACCCGTATTTATTGGCACGTATGAAGACGAACATCACATTCGCGGTTCGGCACGTAGTATTCCAGAATTTAATGTTTTTGATGCCTTAGAATTCTGTCGAGATTTATTAGGTAAGTTTGGCGGACATAAAGCAGCAGGCGGCTTTTCCCTCTCATCTGAAAATTTAGAGGCATTGCGATCGCGTCTGATTCAATTTGCTAACTCTTGCTTGCAACCCGAACATTTAAAGCCCCTGCTAAATATTGATACACAAGCTAACTTAGAGCTGCTCAATTTACAGCTTTATCAACAGTTAGATATTTTACATCCCTGTGGAATTGAAAACCCAGAACCCGTTTTTTGGACGGCTAATGTCAAAGTTATCGACCAGCAAATTGTCGGTAAGGGTCATATTAAATTAACTGTTGCTCAAGAAAAAGATTTATCTATAGGGGCGCACAGCCGTGCGCCCCTACAACAAATGAAAGCGATCGCATGGCGTTGGCGCGAATATTTTCCTTTACCACCACGGATAGATATTGCCTATCGCTTGCGAGAAAATACTTGGAATGGTAATACTAATATTGAGTTAGAATTAATTGGCGTGCGTCTAGCTAATCAGCCACAAATATTATTTCCACTGAGACGAACTTCCACTACAATTCCTTTTGAATACAAACAGCGGCATTATACTTGCGGTGTTTTCTCTACAGATAACTCAGTAGAATTGAGAATTAAAAATACTGAAGGAAGAGTTCTAGCAATTGAGTCGGGTAACCTTACGGGTTTGTTGGGTAATAGCCGTAAAGATGCCACCCAAGTCGATCTCTTTCAACCCCATTATTACAATCTCGTTCAAGCGGCAATTCAAGCTTTAGAGATGGCTAAAACCTAA
- a CDS encoding YifB family Mg chelatase-like AAA ATPase produces MLARVWSASIVGIDAVKVGVEIDVSAGLPGIVVVGLPDLAVQESKERVKAALKNAGYAFPLKRIVINLAPADIRKEGPSFDLPMSVGILAASEQVNPQMLGDFLFLGEVSLDGGLRAVAGVLPVAAAAQKMGITGLVVPADNAQEAALVQGISVYGFQSLSEVAAFLNQPEKYQPVQFEGKREIVRSVHFGADLKDVKGQAHARRALEIAAAGGHNLIFVGPPGSGKTMLARRLPSILPPLSFNEALEVTQIHSVAGLLKNKGSLVAERPFRSPHHSASGPSLVGGGTFPRPGEISLAHHGVLFLDELTEFKRDVLEFLRQPLEDGHVTVSRTRQSVMFPAQFTLVASTNPCPCGYFGDSIQACTCSPRQREQYWAKLSGPLMDRIDLQVAVNRLKPEEITQQPTGEDSESVRQRVQAARDRTRDRFESELSVSCNAAMQSRHLRKWCQLDDASKSLLEGAIRKLGLSARASDRILKVARTIADLGAEKNLQSHHVAEAIQYRTIDRMQ; encoded by the coding sequence ATGCTGGCACGGGTTTGGAGTGCATCAATTGTTGGCATCGATGCCGTCAAAGTAGGAGTCGAAATCGATGTCTCGGCGGGGCTACCGGGAATTGTCGTGGTAGGATTACCGGATCTGGCAGTTCAGGAGTCGAAAGAACGGGTGAAAGCAGCGCTCAAAAACGCTGGTTATGCTTTTCCGTTGAAAAGGATCGTAATTAACTTAGCGCCAGCAGATATTAGGAAAGAAGGACCCAGCTTCGATTTACCGATGAGCGTGGGCATTTTGGCGGCTTCAGAGCAGGTCAACCCGCAAATGCTAGGGGATTTCTTATTTCTGGGTGAAGTCTCCTTGGATGGCGGCTTGCGGGCAGTGGCTGGTGTCTTACCCGTGGCGGCAGCGGCGCAAAAAATGGGGATTACTGGGTTAGTCGTACCCGCAGATAATGCCCAGGAAGCAGCTTTAGTACAAGGGATATCAGTGTATGGTTTTCAATCTTTATCGGAAGTCGCAGCATTTCTCAACCAGCCAGAAAAGTATCAGCCCGTGCAGTTTGAAGGCAAGCGGGAGATCGTAAGAAGTGTCCATTTTGGTGCAGATTTAAAAGATGTCAAAGGACAAGCTCACGCTCGTAGAGCCTTAGAAATTGCCGCAGCTGGGGGGCATAACTTAATTTTCGTGGGTCCACCAGGGAGTGGGAAGACGATGTTGGCTCGTCGTCTACCGTCAATTTTGCCACCACTCAGTTTCAATGAGGCGTTGGAAGTTACCCAAATTCATTCGGTAGCAGGGTTATTGAAAAATAAAGGTTCGCTGGTTGCAGAACGTCCCTTCCGCAGTCCCCACCATTCCGCCTCTGGTCCTTCTTTAGTTGGTGGCGGGACTTTTCCTCGTCCTGGGGAAATTTCTTTAGCTCATCATGGTGTTTTATTTCTCGATGAATTGACGGAGTTTAAGCGAGATGTCTTGGAATTTCTGCGCCAGCCTTTAGAAGACGGTCACGTCACTGTATCTCGTACCCGCCAATCGGTGATGTTTCCCGCCCAATTTACTTTAGTCGCGAGTACAAATCCTTGCCCTTGCGGTTACTTTGGCGATTCCATCCAAGCGTGTACCTGTTCCCCGCGACAAAGAGAGCAATACTGGGCAAAACTTTCAGGTCCCTTGATGGATCGAATTGACTTGCAGGTGGCTGTGAATCGGCTCAAACCAGAGGAAATTACCCAGCAGCCAACGGGGGAAGATTCGGAAAGCGTCAGGCAAAGAGTGCAAGCAGCACGCGATCGCACCCGCGATCGGTTTGAGTCAGAATTGTCTGTTAGTTGTAACGCAGCAATGCAAAGTCGTCATCTGCGGAAGTGGTGTCAATTAGATGATGCTTCTAAAAGCTTATTAGAAGGAGCGATTCGGAAATTAGGCTTGTCAGCTAGAGCCAGCGATCGCATTCTCAAAGTGGCGCGGACAATTGCCGATTTAGGCGCAGAAAAAAACCTGCAAAGCCATCATGTTGCCGAGGCAATTCAGTATAGAACTATAGATCGAATGCAGTAA
- a CDS encoding histidine triad nucleotide-binding protein: protein MSETTDTIFGKIIRKEIPANIVYEDELAIAFKDINPQAPVHILVIPKKPIAKLSDAESHDHALMGHLLLTVKRVAQQVGLNNGYRVVINTGADGGQTVDHMHLHILGGRQMSWPPG, encoded by the coding sequence ATGAGTGAAACCACAGATACTATTTTTGGCAAAATCATTCGTAAAGAAATTCCCGCCAATATCGTTTATGAAGACGAACTGGCGATCGCATTTAAAGATATTAATCCCCAAGCCCCCGTTCACATCCTCGTGATTCCCAAAAAACCTATAGCCAAGCTATCGGATGCCGAATCTCACGACCACGCCCTCATGGGTCATTTGTTACTAACTGTTAAGCGAGTCGCCCAGCAAGTAGGACTGAATAACGGCTATCGCGTCGTGATTAATACTGGTGCAGACGGCGGACAAACCGTGGATCACATGCACCTTCACATTCTCGGCGGGCGACAAATGAGTTGGCCTCCTGGTTGA
- the psbA gene encoding photosystem II q(b) protein, which translates to MTTTLQRRESASLWEQFCNWVASTENRLYIGWFGVLMIPTLLAATTLLHRRLHRRTPVDIDGIREPVAGSLIYGNNIISGAVVPSSNAIGLHFYPIWEAASLDEWLYNGGPYQLVIFHFLIGVFCYMGREWELSYRLGMRPWICVAYSAPVAAATAVFLIYPIGQGSFSDGMPLGISGTFNFMLVFQAEHNILMHPFHQLGVAGVFGGALFSAMHGSLVTSSLVRETTETESQNYGYKFGQEEETYNIVAAHGYFGRLIFQYASFNNSRALHFFLAAWPVIGIWFTSLGISTMAFNLNGFNFNQSVVDSQGHAIGTWADILNRANLGMEVMHERNAHNFPST; encoded by the coding sequence ATGACAACCACATTACAAAGACGCGAAAGCGCTTCCTTGTGGGAACAGTTTTGTAACTGGGTAGCCAGCACGGAAAACCGCCTGTATATTGGCTGGTTCGGCGTGTTGATGATCCCCACCTTACTAGCTGCAACCACCTTGCTTCATCGTCGCCTTCATCGCCGCACCCCGGTAGACATCGACGGGATCCGCGAACCAGTAGCAGGTTCCTTAATTTACGGCAACAACATCATCTCTGGTGCAGTTGTGCCTTCATCCAACGCCATCGGCTTGCACTTCTACCCAATTTGGGAAGCAGCATCATTAGACGAATGGCTGTACAACGGTGGACCTTACCAATTGGTAATTTTCCACTTTTTAATCGGTGTATTCTGCTACATGGGACGTGAGTGGGAACTATCCTACCGTCTAGGAATGCGTCCTTGGATCTGCGTAGCATACTCTGCACCAGTAGCAGCAGCAACCGCAGTCTTCTTAATCTACCCAATCGGACAAGGTTCTTTCTCAGACGGGATGCCTTTGGGCATTTCGGGAACATTCAACTTCATGTTAGTGTTCCAAGCCGAACATAACATCCTAATGCACCCCTTCCACCAATTAGGTGTAGCTGGTGTGTTCGGTGGAGCGCTGTTCAGCGCGATGCACGGTTCTTTGGTGACTTCCTCCTTGGTACGTGAAACTACCGAAACCGAATCTCAGAACTACGGTTACAAATTCGGACAAGAAGAAGAAACCTACAACATCGTTGCCGCACACGGTTACTTCGGTCGTTTGATCTTCCAATACGCTTCGTTCAACAACAGCCGCGCGCTGCACTTCTTCCTCGCAGCATGGCCCGTGATCGGGATTTGGTTCACCTCCTTGGGCATCAGCACCATGGCGTTCAACCTCAACGGCTTCAACTTCAACCAGTCGGTGGTTGACTCTCAAGGACATGCGATTGGCACATGGGCAGACATCCTCAACCGCGCTAACCTGGGTATGGAAGTGATGCACGAGCGCAACGCTCACAACTTCCCCTCGACTTAG
- the rplI gene encoding 50S ribosomal protein L9 produces MAKRVQLVLTQDILKLGKNGDLVDVAPGYARNYLLPKKMAVPVTPGVLKQVERRREVERQRQLELKQQAQELKAALEKVGSFTIAKQVGEKEAIFGTVTDRELATLIQQAIGQEVDRRGITLPDISKLGTYKADVKLHQDVTATVEVKVVAE; encoded by the coding sequence ATGGCGAAACGAGTGCAATTAGTTTTAACGCAAGACATACTTAAGCTAGGCAAAAATGGCGACCTAGTTGATGTAGCCCCTGGCTACGCCCGCAATTATTTGCTGCCTAAAAAAATGGCAGTACCAGTTACACCTGGAGTTTTAAAGCAAGTCGAACGTCGTCGAGAAGTTGAACGGCAACGGCAATTAGAATTAAAGCAGCAAGCACAAGAATTGAAAGCGGCTTTAGAAAAAGTTGGCAGTTTCACCATTGCCAAGCAAGTAGGGGAGAAAGAAGCAATCTTTGGTACGGTGACAGACCGCGAATTAGCTACCTTAATTCAGCAAGCGATCGGTCAAGAAGTGGATCGTCGTGGTATTACCTTACCTGACATTAGCAAACTCGGTACTTACAAAGCTGATGTGAAGTTACATCAAGATGTGACAGCAACGGTAGAAGTGAAGGTTGTAGCAGAATAA
- the dnaB gene encoding replicative DNA helicase codes for MYNNQQKFLENGVDRLPPQNVEAEEAILGGILLDPEAIGRVSDRLIADAFYIDAHKEIYRAALQLHSQGKPTDLLCVVGWLSDRELLSKIGGKSKLVQLVDRTVSAINIDALAGLVMDKYLRRQLITSGNEIVQLGFETDKELATVLDQAEQKIFGVTQERPQQKLVSISDTLIYTFQDIESHNQGIAQPGLSCNYYDLDAMTGGFQRSDLIIIAGRPAMGKTSFALGLAHNIARLHKFPVAVFSLEMSKEQLVQRLLSSEAGIESQRLRTGRIAQNEWELLSHAIGELSDLPIYIDDTPNITVMEMRSQARRLQAEKGKELGLILIDYLQLMEGSGDNRVQELSKITRSLKGLARELNVPIIALSQLSRSVEARNSKRPMMSDLRESGSIEQDADIVIMLYRDSYYNPDSPDRNIAEVIIAKHRNGPTGTVKLLFDPNLTKFVNLAKQNF; via the coding sequence ATGTACAATAATCAACAAAAATTTTTAGAGAATGGAGTCGATCGCCTGCCACCTCAAAATGTTGAGGCAGAAGAAGCGATCCTGGGTGGTATTCTACTCGACCCTGAAGCAATTGGCAGAGTGAGCGATCGCCTAATTGCAGATGCTTTTTATATTGATGCCCATAAAGAAATTTATCGCGCCGCACTGCAACTGCACTCGCAGGGTAAACCTACCGATTTACTATGTGTTGTTGGTTGGTTGAGCGATCGCGAACTCCTCAGTAAAATTGGTGGTAAAAGTAAATTAGTCCAGTTGGTAGACCGGACTGTTTCGGCAATTAATATCGATGCTTTAGCTGGCTTGGTGATGGATAAATACCTGCGCCGTCAGCTAATTACATCGGGAAATGAAATCGTACAACTAGGATTTGAGACAGATAAAGAGCTAGCAACTGTCCTCGACCAAGCAGAACAAAAGATTTTTGGCGTGACTCAAGAACGCCCGCAGCAGAAATTAGTGTCAATTTCTGATACTTTAATCTATACCTTTCAAGATATTGAGAGTCATAATCAAGGCATTGCCCAGCCTGGGCTATCGTGTAACTATTACGATCTCGATGCGATGACGGGCGGTTTCCAGCGTTCCGACTTGATTATTATCGCTGGTCGTCCAGCAATGGGAAAAACCAGCTTTGCTCTAGGTTTAGCGCATAATATTGCGAGACTGCACAAGTTTCCTGTTGCAGTATTTAGTTTGGAAATGTCAAAAGAGCAGCTAGTACAGCGCTTGTTGTCCAGCGAAGCGGGAATTGAGAGTCAGAGGTTGCGAACGGGAAGAATTGCTCAGAACGAGTGGGAATTATTGTCTCACGCGATCGGCGAACTGTCAGATTTACCGATATATATTGACGATACGCCAAACATTACCGTGATGGAAATGCGTAGTCAAGCTCGTCGCCTGCAAGCAGAAAAAGGTAAAGAATTAGGTTTAATTCTGATCGATTATTTACAATTAATGGAAGGTAGCGGTGATAATCGCGTCCAAGAATTATCAAAAATCACGCGATCGCTCAAAGGTTTAGCGAGAGAACTCAACGTACCAATTATTGCCCTTTCTCAGCTCAGCCGTAGTGTAGAAGCCCGGAATAGCAAACGCCCGATGATGTCAGACTTGCGAGAATCGGGTTCGATCGAACAAGACGCGGATATCGTCATTATGCTTTACCGCGATTCTTATTACAACCCCGACTCTCCCGATCGCAACATTGCTGAAGTCATCATTGCCAAACACCGCAACGGTCCCACCGGAACTGTCAAGCTATTATTCGATCCAAACTTGACCAAATTTGTGAATTTAGCCAAGCAGAATTTTTAA
- a CDS encoding FKBP-type peptidyl-prolyl cis-trans isomerase — translation MKEILISVGITLVCVVLLVLAQVGGAKDNALAETTSVKASTQATSSTLIAEKPTQTPTAPNKVTPMSDDKAITTDSGLKYTVLQEGSGETPKKGQTVVVHYTGTLEDGSKFDSSRDRGQPFSFKVGAGQVIKGWDEALSTMKVGERRQIVLPPELGYGARGAGGVIPPNATLIFDVELLKVN, via the coding sequence TTGAAAGAAATTCTCATCAGCGTGGGAATTACGTTAGTTTGCGTAGTGCTTTTGGTGCTAGCTCAGGTAGGAGGAGCGAAAGATAATGCTCTGGCTGAAACTACATCTGTTAAAGCATCAACTCAAGCTACATCCAGCACGCTTATAGCTGAGAAGCCAACGCAAACCCCAACTGCACCAAATAAGGTAACTCCAATGTCTGACGATAAAGCAATTACAACTGATTCTGGGCTGAAATACACCGTCCTCCAAGAGGGAAGCGGAGAAACGCCGAAAAAAGGTCAAACCGTCGTAGTTCACTATACGGGAACTTTAGAAGATGGTTCTAAGTTTGATAGCTCTCGCGATCGCGGTCAACCTTTTTCGTTTAAGGTTGGTGCGGGACAGGTCATTAAAGGCTGGGACGAAGCACTCAGCACGATGAAAGTAGGCGAACGTCGCCAGATTGTTCTTCCCCCAGAATTGGGTTACGGCGCTCGCGGTGCGGGTGGCGTTATTCCTCCCAACGCTACGCTGATTTTTGACGTGGAGTTGTTGAAGGTTAATTAA
- a CDS encoding phasin family protein, giving the protein MDNNNWIKQLLMLGVGTTSLVAEKLREVSDELVKDGKMNSDQAKVFVDNMMQQLKIDPTTFEAQLQRQIRNVMQDLGVPRQSEMDELRGRIDRLERQIRDLENKMWR; this is encoded by the coding sequence ATGGATAATAACAACTGGATTAAACAACTATTGATGCTTGGTGTTGGTACGACTTCCCTTGTAGCTGAGAAGTTGCGGGAAGTAAGCGATGAATTGGTCAAGGATGGCAAAATGAATTCTGACCAAGCCAAAGTGTTTGTAGACAACATGATGCAGCAGCTCAAGATCGATCCCACAACTTTTGAGGCGCAGTTGCAACGGCAGATCCGCAATGTCATGCAGGATCTTGGCGTACCCCGTCAGTCAGAAATGGACGAGTTACGGGGACGGATCGATCGCCTAGAGCGTCAAATCCGCGATTTGGAAAATAAGATGTGGCGATAA